A DNA window from Zingiber officinale cultivar Zhangliang chromosome 3A, Zo_v1.1, whole genome shotgun sequence contains the following coding sequences:
- the LOC122050507 gene encoding circumsporozoite protein-like — translation MTKISCDLYRGPPHLCRSLQQPVTAAVSLLHRPPPSATADRRRSPANGDNDNRRRRRPKVASGGDGGCAGRRRQAMVTAVSGGRGRWGWAVVVASGGGGRRWSPTVVAGGGRRWSPTAGGGGRRRPAVVAGRWRSAAATGGGGRRRPAVVADGGRRRPAVVAGDGRRWSPATGDGGRRRWSPALVAGDDRQWSPATADGGHRATTDGGRRRWLAASDGHGWRQDAGAGGGERRARVAACNGRGGLRVYSTF, via the coding sequence atgacaaaaatatcttgCGACCTCTACCGAGGACCGCCGCACCTCTGTCGGAGCTTGCAGCAACCAGTGACCGCCGCCGTTAGCCTCCTCCACCGGCCGCCACCATCGGCAACCGCTGACCGTCGCCGGTCACCGGCAAACGGCGACAACGACAACCGTCGACGGCGGCGGCCAAAGGTGGCTAGCGGCGGTGACGGGGGGTGCGCTGGTCGCCGGCGGCAGGCGATGGTCACAGCGGTCAGCGGTGGTCGCGGGCGGTGGGGGTGGGCAGTAGTGGTCGCGAGCGGCGGGGGTGGGCGGCGGTGGTCGCCGACGGTGGTCGCCGGCGGCGGCCGGCGGTGGTCGCCGACGGCCGGCGGTGGTGGTCGTCGGCGTCCGGCGGTGGTCGCCGGCCGGTGGCGGTCGGCGGCGGCGACCGGCGGCGGTGGTCGCCGGCGGCCGGCGGTGGTCGCCGACGGTGGTCGCCGGCGGCCGGCGGTGGTCGCCGGCGACGGGCGACGGTGGTCGCCGGCGACGGGCGACGGTGGTCGCCGGCGTTGGTCGCCGGCGTTGGTCGCCGGCGACGACCGACAGTGGTCACCGGCGACGGCCGATGGTGGTCACCGAGCGACGACCGACGGTGGTCGCCGGCGGTGGCTGGCGGCGAGCGACGGTCACGGGTGGCGGCAAGACGCGGGCGCGGGTGGCGGCGAGAGGCGGGCGCGGGTGGCGGCGTGCAACGGCCGCGGTGGACTAAGGGTATATTCAACATTTTAA